In one Geoglobus acetivorans genomic region, the following are encoded:
- a CDS encoding pyrroline-5-carboxylate reductase family protein: MKIAVLGAGNLGSAIIKNASRNAEVIAVRRRKELLPDIENVTAVSEFEETREANIFLVTLKPDVFRKNLERIGEIVKGKPLISFVPGIKLEEMLKYIDNPFRAMTNIGIEDGGVIACYPPETAEHLRFLESDFILCRSEEELEAMTSFIGSAPAIIAKLINAFVISAVREGVSYEHALKASVNVFGTAGRLYEKYGFDGMLRRIATPGGTTAEGLRNVVMAEKYLMDALISASRRVDEL, encoded by the coding sequence ATGAAGATTGCGGTGTTGGGGGCCGGAAATCTGGGAAGTGCGATTATTAAAAACGCGTCCAGGAATGCGGAAGTTATTGCTGTTAGAAGAAGGAAGGAACTCCTGCCCGATATAGAAAACGTTACGGCTGTTTCTGAATTTGAGGAAACAAGGGAAGCGAACATCTTTCTGGTTACTCTGAAACCTGACGTTTTCAGGAAAAATCTCGAAAGAATAGGTGAAATTGTCAAGGGAAAACCTCTGATAAGCTTTGTTCCAGGCATAAAGCTTGAGGAAATGCTGAAATACATCGATAATCCGTTCAGGGCGATGACAAACATTGGAATTGAGGATGGGGGAGTAATCGCATGCTATCCTCCTGAAACTGCAGAACATCTCAGGTTTCTCGAGTCGGATTTCATTCTGTGCCGGAGTGAGGAAGAACTTGAAGCTATGACTTCCTTCATTGGCAGCGCTCCTGCGATAATAGCGAAACTGATCAATGCCTTTGTGATCTCTGCCGTTAGAGAGGGAGTGAGTTATGAACACGCTCTGAAAGCGTCAGTGAATGTTTTCGGCACTGCAGGAAGGCTCTACGAGAAATACGGATTTGACGGGATGTTGAGAAGGATTGCCACTCCCGGCGGTACGACTGCTGAGGGCCTGAGAAACGTCGTTATGGCTGAGAAATACCTCATGGATGCACTCATCTCAGCAAGCAGGAGGGTGGATGAGCTTTGA
- a CDS encoding signal peptidase I — MRIFQVLSNVFIAISFIFLISSIFGLVLNQPVLFSYAISESMEPTIGVGDLFLINPLSKGDAGSIIVFQMGDMYVVHRVYAIEGDAYITKGDNNIATDQQNGKNPPISTDKVVGEVVSFGGRPILVPGAGKLVEALHSNSLFLAALLISLGFLSLGKNKKTKKEQKENQNLCRAVLWYRLVSPYTLAHSIHDAFMGDTFLQLCLYFSRRAERGVVSARFRI, encoded by the coding sequence ATGCGAATTTTTCAGGTTCTTAGCAATGTCTTTATTGCGATTTCATTCATATTCCTCATATCATCAATCTTTGGCCTGGTTTTGAACCAGCCAGTTTTGTTCTCCTACGCAATTTCAGAGAGCATGGAACCCACAATAGGCGTCGGTGATCTCTTTCTGATCAATCCCCTGTCAAAAGGAGACGCAGGAAGCATAATAGTCTTCCAGATGGGCGATATGTATGTCGTCCACAGAGTGTATGCCATAGAAGGTGATGCATACATTACAAAAGGTGACAACAACATAGCCACAGACCAGCAAAACGGAAAAAATCCCCCCATCAGCACAGATAAGGTGGTAGGAGAGGTCGTAAGCTTTGGAGGAAGGCCGATTCTCGTTCCCGGTGCAGGCAAACTCGTTGAGGCACTGCATTCAAACAGCCTGTTTCTGGCCGCTCTGCTCATAAGCCTCGGTTTTCTGTCTCTCGGTAAAAATAAAAAAACAAAAAAGGAACAGAAAGAGAATCAAAATCTCTGCAGGGCTGTTCTATGGTATCGCCTCGTCAGCCCTTATACTCTCGCTCATAGCATCCACGATGCTTTCATGGGGGACACTTTCCTTCAGCTATGCCTCTACTTCAGCAGGAGGGCAGAACGAGGGGTGGTATCTGCCCGGTTCCGAATTTGA
- a CDS encoding HD domain-containing protein: MKELEVLRKYVSDEKLVKHCLAVSAVMRGLARELGEDENLWARIGLLHDIDYEIVGEDMDKHGEIGAEILEREGYGDIAEVVRRHNHMRYGDYREPVEIALQAADSVSGLIIACALVKGGKISEVTPKTVKKKFKEKSFAAGCDRNRIRLIECLMPLDKLYEVSIGSLKEIKDELGLS, translated from the coding sequence TTGAAGGAGCTTGAAGTTCTGAGAAAATATGTGAGTGATGAGAAACTTGTGAAGCACTGTCTTGCGGTCTCAGCAGTAATGAGAGGACTTGCGAGGGAGCTTGGAGAAGATGAAAACCTGTGGGCCAGAATTGGGCTTTTGCATGACATTGATTATGAAATTGTTGGGGAGGACATGGATAAACATGGTGAGATCGGTGCAGAAATCCTTGAGAGAGAGGGCTATGGGGACATTGCCGAGGTTGTCAGGAGGCACAACCACATGAGATACGGGGATTATCGAGAGCCTGTGGAAATCGCATTGCAGGCTGCAGACAGTGTTTCAGGGCTTATAATTGCATGTGCGCTTGTTAAGGGCGGCAAAATCAGTGAGGTTACACCAAAAACGGTCAAAAAGAAATTCAAGGAAAAGAGCTTTGCTGCCGGATGCGACAGGAACAGGATACGCCTTATAGAATGTTTAATGCCTCTCGATAAGCTCTATGAGGTGAGCATAGGGAGCCTAAAAGAAATAAAAGATGAGCTGGGCCTGAGCTAA